A window of the Equus asinus isolate D_3611 breed Donkey chromosome 20, EquAss-T2T_v2, whole genome shotgun sequence genome harbors these coding sequences:
- the HSD11B1L gene encoding hydroxysteroid 11-beta-dehydrogenase 1-like protein isoform X15, producing the protein MEVGETGVPVGQARAGHPLSRCRPGRAMRVLLLTGLGALFFAYYWDDNFNPASLQGARVLLTGASAGVGEELAYHYARLGSHLVLTAHTEALLQKVVGNCRKLGAPKIFYIAADMASPEVPERVVQFALDKLGGLDYLVLNHLGAAPAGTRARSAQATRWLLQVNFLSYVQLTSLALPSLTDSKGSLVVVSSLLGRVPTSFSSPYSAAKFALDGFFGSLRRELDVQDVNVAITMCVLGLRDRASAAEGVRGVTRAKAAPGPKAALAVIRGGATRASGVFYPWRFHLLCLLRGWLPRPGAWFIRQELNVTAAAAAA; encoded by the exons ATGGAAGTTGGGGAGACGGGGGTGCCTGTGGGCCAGGCCCGTGCGGGCCACCCTCTCTCCCGCTGCAGACCCGGGAGGGCCATGAGGGTGCTGCTCCTCACTGGGCTGGGAGCCCTCTTCTTCGCCTATTATTGGGATGACAACTTCAACCCAG CTAGCCTCCAGGGAGCCCGGGTGCTGCTGACCGGGGCCAGTGCAGGCGTCGGCGAGGAGCTGGCCTACCACTACGCGCGCCTGGGCTCCCACCTCGTGCTCACAGCCCACACCGAGGCCCTCCTGCAGAAG GTGGTAGGGAACTGCCGGAAGCTGGGCGCCCCCAAGATCTTCTATATCGCTGCGGACATGGCCTCCCCTGAGGTGCCCGAGCGCGTGGTGCAGTTTGCGCTGGACAAGCTGG GCGGGCTGGACTACCTCGTGCTGAACCACCTCGGCGCCGCCCCAGCAGGCACACGAGCCCGCAGCGCGCAGGCCACGCGCTGGCTCCTGCAG GTGAACTTCCTGAGTTACGTGCAGCTGACTTCGTTGGCGCTGCCCAGCCTGACGGACAGCAAGGGCTCCCTGGTGGTGGTGTCCTCGCTGCTCG GCCGCGTGCCCACGTCCTTCTCCAGCCCCTACTCGGCGGCCAAGTTCGCGCTGGACGGCTTCTTCGGCTCCCTGCGGCGGGAGCTGGACGTGCAGGACGTGAACGTGGCCATCACCATGTGCGTCCTAGGCCTCCGGGACCGCGCCTCCGCCGCCGAGGGAGTCAG GGGCGTCACGAGGGCCAAGGCGGCCCCGGGGCCCAAGGCGGCCCTGGCCGTGATCCGCGGGGGCGCCACGCGCGCCTCGGGCGTCTTCTACCCGTGGCGCTTCCACCTGCTCTGCCTGCTCCGGGGATGGCTGCCGCGCCCCGGGGCCTGGTTCATCCGCCAGGAGCTCAACGTCAcggccgccgccgctgctgcctGA
- the HSD11B1L gene encoding hydroxysteroid 11-beta-dehydrogenase 1-like protein isoform X3, with protein sequence MEVGETGVPVGQARAGHPLSRCRPGRAMRVLLLTGLGALFFAYYWDDNFNPASLQGARVLLTGASAGVGEELAYHYARLGSHLVLTAHTEALLQKLWPSQVVGNCRKLGAPKIFYIAADMASPEVPERVVQFALDKLGGLDYLVLNHLGAAPAGTRARSAQATRWLLQVLRPSAPRLRPLPALAPPSRGRSPRPGELPELRAADFVGAAQPDGQQGLPGGGVLAARPRAHVLLQPLLGGQVRAGRLLRLPAAGAGRAGRERGHHHVRPRPPGPRLRRRGSQGRHEGQGGPGAQGGPGRDPRGRHARLGRLLPVALPPALPAPGMAAAPRGLVHPPGAQRHGRRRCCLSSCRGRPFIFPAKHPPSNRPGAGTPPRGWPRPKIVLETEEENREKLPAPGNSPLCARPLVRDWGGIASVFSAVIDGVIAASIVQM encoded by the exons ATGGAAGTTGGGGAGACGGGGGTGCCTGTGGGCCAGGCCCGTGCGGGCCACCCTCTCTCCCGCTGCAGACCCGGGAGGGCCATGAGGGTGCTGCTCCTCACTGGGCTGGGAGCCCTCTTCTTCGCCTATTATTGGGATGACAACTTCAACCCAG CTAGCCTCCAGGGAGCCCGGGTGCTGCTGACCGGGGCCAGTGCAGGCGTCGGCGAGGAGCTGGCCTACCACTACGCGCGCCTGGGCTCCCACCTCGTGCTCACAGCCCACACCGAGGCCCTCCTGCAGAAG CTCTGGCCCTCCCAGGTGGTAGGGAACTGCCGGAAGCTGGGCGCCCCCAAGATCTTCTATATCGCTGCGGACATGGCCTCCCCTGAGGTGCCCGAGCGCGTGGTGCAGTTTGCGCTGGACAAGCTGG GCGGGCTGGACTACCTCGTGCTGAACCACCTCGGCGCCGCCCCAGCAGGCACACGAGCCCGCAGCGCGCAGGCCACGCGCTGGCTCCTGCAGGTGCTCCGCCCATCCGCGCCCAGGCTCCGCCCCCTCCCGGCCCTGGCTCCGCCCTCCCGAGGCAGG TCGCCACGTCCAGGTGAACTTCCTGAGTTACGTGCAGCTGACTTCGTTGGCGCTGCCCAGCCTGACGGACAGCAAGGGCTCCCTGGTGGTGGTGTCCTCGCTGCTCG GCCGCGTGCCCACGTCCTTCTCCAGCCCCTACTCGGCGGCCAAGTTCGCGCTGGACGGCTTCTTCGGCTCCCTGCGGCGGGAGCTGGACGTGCAGGACGTGAACGTGGCCATCACCATGTGCGTCCTAGGCCTCCGGGACCGCGCCTCCGCCGCCGAGGGAGTCAG GGGCGTCACGAGGGCCAAGGCGGCCCCGGGGCCCAAGGCGGCCCTGGCCGTGATCCGCGGGGGCGCCACGCGCGCCTCGGGCGTCTTCTACCCGTGGCGCTTCCACCTGCTCTGCCTGCTCCGGGGATGGCTGCCGCGCCCCGGGGCCTGGTTCATCCGCCAGGAGCTCAACGTCAcggccgccgccgctgctgcctGAGCTCCTGCAGGGGGCGCCCCTTCATCTTCCCAGCGAAACACCCTCCATCCAACCGTCCGGGAGCCGGGACACCTCCTAGAGGGTGGCCACGGCCCAAGATAGTCCTcgagacagaagaggaaaaccGAGAGAAACTTCCAGCACCTGGAAACAGTCCGCTGTGTGCCAGACCCCTCGTCAGGGACTGGGGAGGCATTGCCTCCGTCTTCTCCGCGGTCATCGATGGTGTGATCGCTGcttccattgtacagatgtga
- the HSD11B1L gene encoding hydroxysteroid 11-beta-dehydrogenase 1-like protein isoform X20, with protein sequence MRVLLLTGLGALFFAYYWDDNFNPASLQGARVLLTGASAGVGEELAYHYARLGSHLVLTAHTEALLQKLWPSQVVGNCRKLGAPKIFYIAADMASPEVPERVVQFALDKLGGLDYLVLNHLGAAPAGTRARSAQATRWLLQVNFLSYVQLTSLALPSLTDSKGSLVVVSSLLGRVPTSFSSPYSAAKFALDGFFGSLRRELDVQDVNVAITMCVLGLRDRASAAEGVRGVTRAKAAPGPKAALAVIRGGATRASGVFYPWRFHLLCLLRGWLPRPGAWFIRQELNVTAAAAAA encoded by the exons ATGAGGGTGCTGCTCCTCACTGGGCTGGGAGCCCTCTTCTTCGCCTATTATTGGGATGACAACTTCAACCCAG CTAGCCTCCAGGGAGCCCGGGTGCTGCTGACCGGGGCCAGTGCAGGCGTCGGCGAGGAGCTGGCCTACCACTACGCGCGCCTGGGCTCCCACCTCGTGCTCACAGCCCACACCGAGGCCCTCCTGCAGAAG CTCTGGCCCTCCCAGGTGGTAGGGAACTGCCGGAAGCTGGGCGCCCCCAAGATCTTCTATATCGCTGCGGACATGGCCTCCCCTGAGGTGCCCGAGCGCGTGGTGCAGTTTGCGCTGGACAAGCTGG GCGGGCTGGACTACCTCGTGCTGAACCACCTCGGCGCCGCCCCAGCAGGCACACGAGCCCGCAGCGCGCAGGCCACGCGCTGGCTCCTGCAG GTGAACTTCCTGAGTTACGTGCAGCTGACTTCGTTGGCGCTGCCCAGCCTGACGGACAGCAAGGGCTCCCTGGTGGTGGTGTCCTCGCTGCTCG GCCGCGTGCCCACGTCCTTCTCCAGCCCCTACTCGGCGGCCAAGTTCGCGCTGGACGGCTTCTTCGGCTCCCTGCGGCGGGAGCTGGACGTGCAGGACGTGAACGTGGCCATCACCATGTGCGTCCTAGGCCTCCGGGACCGCGCCTCCGCCGCCGAGGGAGTCAG GGGCGTCACGAGGGCCAAGGCGGCCCCGGGGCCCAAGGCGGCCCTGGCCGTGATCCGCGGGGGCGCCACGCGCGCCTCGGGCGTCTTCTACCCGTGGCGCTTCCACCTGCTCTGCCTGCTCCGGGGATGGCTGCCGCGCCCCGGGGCCTGGTTCATCCGCCAGGAGCTCAACGTCAcggccgccgccgctgctgcctGA
- the HSD11B1L gene encoding hydroxysteroid 11-beta-dehydrogenase 1-like protein isoform X21: MRVLLLTGLGALFFAYYWDDNFNPASLQGARVLLTGASAGVGEELAYHYARLGSHLVLTAHTEALLQKVVGNCRKLGAPKIFYIAADMASPEVPERVVQFALDKLGGLDYLVLNHLGAAPAGTRARSAQATRWLLQVNFLSYVQLTSLALPSLTDSKGSLVVVSSLLGRVPTSFSSPYSAAKFALDGFFGSLRRELDVQDVNVAITMCVLGLRDRASAAEGVRGVTRAKAAPGPKAALAVIRGGATRASGVFYPWRFHLLCLLRGWLPRPGAWFIRQELNVTAAAAAA, encoded by the exons ATGAGGGTGCTGCTCCTCACTGGGCTGGGAGCCCTCTTCTTCGCCTATTATTGGGATGACAACTTCAACCCAG CTAGCCTCCAGGGAGCCCGGGTGCTGCTGACCGGGGCCAGTGCAGGCGTCGGCGAGGAGCTGGCCTACCACTACGCGCGCCTGGGCTCCCACCTCGTGCTCACAGCCCACACCGAGGCCCTCCTGCAGAAG GTGGTAGGGAACTGCCGGAAGCTGGGCGCCCCCAAGATCTTCTATATCGCTGCGGACATGGCCTCCCCTGAGGTGCCCGAGCGCGTGGTGCAGTTTGCGCTGGACAAGCTGG GCGGGCTGGACTACCTCGTGCTGAACCACCTCGGCGCCGCCCCAGCAGGCACACGAGCCCGCAGCGCGCAGGCCACGCGCTGGCTCCTGCAG GTGAACTTCCTGAGTTACGTGCAGCTGACTTCGTTGGCGCTGCCCAGCCTGACGGACAGCAAGGGCTCCCTGGTGGTGGTGTCCTCGCTGCTCG GCCGCGTGCCCACGTCCTTCTCCAGCCCCTACTCGGCGGCCAAGTTCGCGCTGGACGGCTTCTTCGGCTCCCTGCGGCGGGAGCTGGACGTGCAGGACGTGAACGTGGCCATCACCATGTGCGTCCTAGGCCTCCGGGACCGCGCCTCCGCCGCCGAGGGAGTCAG GGGCGTCACGAGGGCCAAGGCGGCCCCGGGGCCCAAGGCGGCCCTGGCCGTGATCCGCGGGGGCGCCACGCGCGCCTCGGGCGTCTTCTACCCGTGGCGCTTCCACCTGCTCTGCCTGCTCCGGGGATGGCTGCCGCGCCCCGGGGCCTGGTTCATCCGCCAGGAGCTCAACGTCAcggccgccgccgctgctgcctGA
- the HSD11B1L gene encoding hydroxysteroid 11-beta-dehydrogenase 1-like protein isoform X17 — MRVLLLTGLGALFFAYYWDDNFNPASLQGARVLLTGASAGVGEELAYHYARLGSHLVLTAHTEALLQKVVGNCRKLGAPKIFYIAADMASPEVPERVVQFALDKLGGLDYLVLNHLGAAPAGTRARSAQATRWLLQVLRPSAPRLRPLPALAPPSRGRVNFLSYVQLTSLALPSLTDSKGSLVVVSSLLGRVPTSFSSPYSAAKFALDGFFGSLRRELDVQDVNVAITMCVLGLRDRASAAEGVRGVTRAKAAPGPKAALAVIRGGATRASGVFYPWRFHLLCLLRGWLPRPGAWFIRQELNVTAAAAAA, encoded by the exons ATGAGGGTGCTGCTCCTCACTGGGCTGGGAGCCCTCTTCTTCGCCTATTATTGGGATGACAACTTCAACCCAG CTAGCCTCCAGGGAGCCCGGGTGCTGCTGACCGGGGCCAGTGCAGGCGTCGGCGAGGAGCTGGCCTACCACTACGCGCGCCTGGGCTCCCACCTCGTGCTCACAGCCCACACCGAGGCCCTCCTGCAGAAG GTGGTAGGGAACTGCCGGAAGCTGGGCGCCCCCAAGATCTTCTATATCGCTGCGGACATGGCCTCCCCTGAGGTGCCCGAGCGCGTGGTGCAGTTTGCGCTGGACAAGCTGG GCGGGCTGGACTACCTCGTGCTGAACCACCTCGGCGCCGCCCCAGCAGGCACACGAGCCCGCAGCGCGCAGGCCACGCGCTGGCTCCTGCAGGTGCTCCGCCCATCCGCGCCCAGGCTCCGCCCCCTCCCGGCCCTGGCTCCGCCCTCCCGAGGCAGG GTGAACTTCCTGAGTTACGTGCAGCTGACTTCGTTGGCGCTGCCCAGCCTGACGGACAGCAAGGGCTCCCTGGTGGTGGTGTCCTCGCTGCTCG GCCGCGTGCCCACGTCCTTCTCCAGCCCCTACTCGGCGGCCAAGTTCGCGCTGGACGGCTTCTTCGGCTCCCTGCGGCGGGAGCTGGACGTGCAGGACGTGAACGTGGCCATCACCATGTGCGTCCTAGGCCTCCGGGACCGCGCCTCCGCCGCCGAGGGAGTCAG GGGCGTCACGAGGGCCAAGGCGGCCCCGGGGCCCAAGGCGGCCCTGGCCGTGATCCGCGGGGGCGCCACGCGCGCCTCGGGCGTCTTCTACCCGTGGCGCTTCCACCTGCTCTGCCTGCTCCGGGGATGGCTGCCGCGCCCCGGGGCCTGGTTCATCCGCCAGGAGCTCAACGTCAcggccgccgccgctgctgcctGA
- the HSD11B1L gene encoding hydroxysteroid 11-beta-dehydrogenase 1-like protein isoform X10: MRVLLLTGLGALFFAYYWDDNFNPASLQGARVLLTGASAGVGEELAYHYARLGSHLVLTAHTEALLQKVVGNCRKLGAPKIFYIAADMASPEVPERVVQFALDKLGGLDYLVLNHLGAAPAGTRARSAQATRWLLQSPRPGELPELRAADFVGAAQPDGQQGLPGGGVLAARPRAHVLLQPLLGGQVRAGRLLRLPAAGAGRAGRERGHHHVRPRPPGPRLRRRGSQGRHEGQGGPGAQGGPGRDPRGRHARLGRLLPVALPPALPAPGMAAAPRGLVHPPGAQRHGRRRCCLSSCRGRPFIFPAKHPPSNRPGAGTPPRGWPRPKIVLETEEENREKLPAPGNSPLCARPLVRDWGGIASVFSAVIDGVIAASIVQM; encoded by the exons ATGAGGGTGCTGCTCCTCACTGGGCTGGGAGCCCTCTTCTTCGCCTATTATTGGGATGACAACTTCAACCCAG CTAGCCTCCAGGGAGCCCGGGTGCTGCTGACCGGGGCCAGTGCAGGCGTCGGCGAGGAGCTGGCCTACCACTACGCGCGCCTGGGCTCCCACCTCGTGCTCACAGCCCACACCGAGGCCCTCCTGCAGAAG GTGGTAGGGAACTGCCGGAAGCTGGGCGCCCCCAAGATCTTCTATATCGCTGCGGACATGGCCTCCCCTGAGGTGCCCGAGCGCGTGGTGCAGTTTGCGCTGGACAAGCTGG GCGGGCTGGACTACCTCGTGCTGAACCACCTCGGCGCCGCCCCAGCAGGCACACGAGCCCGCAGCGCGCAGGCCACGCGCTGGCTCCTGCAG TCGCCACGTCCAGGTGAACTTCCTGAGTTACGTGCAGCTGACTTCGTTGGCGCTGCCCAGCCTGACGGACAGCAAGGGCTCCCTGGTGGTGGTGTCCTCGCTGCTCG GCCGCGTGCCCACGTCCTTCTCCAGCCCCTACTCGGCGGCCAAGTTCGCGCTGGACGGCTTCTTCGGCTCCCTGCGGCGGGAGCTGGACGTGCAGGACGTGAACGTGGCCATCACCATGTGCGTCCTAGGCCTCCGGGACCGCGCCTCCGCCGCCGAGGGAGTCAG GGGCGTCACGAGGGCCAAGGCGGCCCCGGGGCCCAAGGCGGCCCTGGCCGTGATCCGCGGGGGCGCCACGCGCGCCTCGGGCGTCTTCTACCCGTGGCGCTTCCACCTGCTCTGCCTGCTCCGGGGATGGCTGCCGCGCCCCGGGGCCTGGTTCATCCGCCAGGAGCTCAACGTCAcggccgccgccgctgctgcctGAGCTCCTGCAGGGGGCGCCCCTTCATCTTCCCAGCGAAACACCCTCCATCCAACCGTCCGGGAGCCGGGACACCTCCTAGAGGGTGGCCACGGCCCAAGATAGTCCTcgagacagaagaggaaaaccGAGAGAAACTTCCAGCACCTGGAAACAGTCCGCTGTGTGCCAGACCCCTCGTCAGGGACTGGGGAGGCATTGCCTCCGTCTTCTCCGCGGTCATCGATGGTGTGATCGCTGcttccattgtacagatgtga
- the HSD11B1L gene encoding hydroxysteroid 11-beta-dehydrogenase 1-like protein isoform X22 yields the protein MRVLLLTGLGALFFAYYWDDNFNPASLQGARVLLTGASAGVGEELAYHYARLGSHLVLTAHTEALLQKVVGNCRKLGAPKIFYIAADMASPEVPERVVQFALDKLGGLDYLVLNHLGAAPAGTRARSAQATRWLLQLTSLALPSLTDSKGSLVVVSSLLGRVPTSFSSPYSAAKFALDGFFGSLRRELDVQDVNVAITMCVLGLRDRASAAEGVRGVTRAKAAPGPKAALAVIRGGATRASGVFYPWRFHLLCLLRGWLPRPGAWFIRQELNVTAAAAAA from the exons ATGAGGGTGCTGCTCCTCACTGGGCTGGGAGCCCTCTTCTTCGCCTATTATTGGGATGACAACTTCAACCCAG CTAGCCTCCAGGGAGCCCGGGTGCTGCTGACCGGGGCCAGTGCAGGCGTCGGCGAGGAGCTGGCCTACCACTACGCGCGCCTGGGCTCCCACCTCGTGCTCACAGCCCACACCGAGGCCCTCCTGCAGAAG GTGGTAGGGAACTGCCGGAAGCTGGGCGCCCCCAAGATCTTCTATATCGCTGCGGACATGGCCTCCCCTGAGGTGCCCGAGCGCGTGGTGCAGTTTGCGCTGGACAAGCTGG GCGGGCTGGACTACCTCGTGCTGAACCACCTCGGCGCCGCCCCAGCAGGCACACGAGCCCGCAGCGCGCAGGCCACGCGCTGGCTCCTGCAG CTGACTTCGTTGGCGCTGCCCAGCCTGACGGACAGCAAGGGCTCCCTGGTGGTGGTGTCCTCGCTGCTCG GCCGCGTGCCCACGTCCTTCTCCAGCCCCTACTCGGCGGCCAAGTTCGCGCTGGACGGCTTCTTCGGCTCCCTGCGGCGGGAGCTGGACGTGCAGGACGTGAACGTGGCCATCACCATGTGCGTCCTAGGCCTCCGGGACCGCGCCTCCGCCGCCGAGGGAGTCAG GGGCGTCACGAGGGCCAAGGCGGCCCCGGGGCCCAAGGCGGCCCTGGCCGTGATCCGCGGGGGCGCCACGCGCGCCTCGGGCGTCTTCTACCCGTGGCGCTTCCACCTGCTCTGCCTGCTCCGGGGATGGCTGCCGCGCCCCGGGGCCTGGTTCATCCGCCAGGAGCTCAACGTCAcggccgccgccgctgctgcctGA
- the HSD11B1L gene encoding hydroxysteroid 11-beta-dehydrogenase 1-like protein isoform X9, with protein MRVLLLTGLGALFFAYYWDDNFNPASLQGARVLLTGASAGVGEELAYHYARLGSHLVLTAHTEALLQKVVGNCRKLGAPKIFYIAADMASPEVPERVVQFALDKLGGLDYLVLNHLGAAPAGTRARSAQATRWLLQAPPQGSRLRPLPLSVLGSSWAGDWQSPRPGELPELRAADFVGAAQPDGQQGLPGGGVLAARPRAHVLLQPLLGGQVRAGRLLRLPAAGAGRAGRERGHHHVRPRPPGPRLRRRGSQGRHEGQGGPGAQGGPGRDPRGRHARLGRLLPVALPPALPAPGMAAAPRGLVHPPGAQRHGRRRCCLSSCRGRPFIFPAKHPPSNRPGAGTPPRGWPRPKIVLETEEENREKLPAPGNSPLCARPLVRDWGGIASVFSAVIDGVIAASIVQM; from the exons ATGAGGGTGCTGCTCCTCACTGGGCTGGGAGCCCTCTTCTTCGCCTATTATTGGGATGACAACTTCAACCCAG CTAGCCTCCAGGGAGCCCGGGTGCTGCTGACCGGGGCCAGTGCAGGCGTCGGCGAGGAGCTGGCCTACCACTACGCGCGCCTGGGCTCCCACCTCGTGCTCACAGCCCACACCGAGGCCCTCCTGCAGAAG GTGGTAGGGAACTGCCGGAAGCTGGGCGCCCCCAAGATCTTCTATATCGCTGCGGACATGGCCTCCCCTGAGGTGCCCGAGCGCGTGGTGCAGTTTGCGCTGGACAAGCTGG GCGGGCTGGACTACCTCGTGCTGAACCACCTCGGCGCCGCCCCAGCAGGCACACGAGCCCGCAGCGCGCAGGCCACGCGCTGGCTCCTGCAG GCCCCGCCCCAAGGTTCTAGGCTCCGCCCCCTGCCTCTTTCCGTCTTGGGTTCCTCCTGGGCCGGTGACTGGCAGTCGCCACGTCCAGGTGAACTTCCTGAGTTACGTGCAGCTGACTTCGTTGGCGCTGCCCAGCCTGACGGACAGCAAGGGCTCCCTGGTGGTGGTGTCCTCGCTGCTCG GCCGCGTGCCCACGTCCTTCTCCAGCCCCTACTCGGCGGCCAAGTTCGCGCTGGACGGCTTCTTCGGCTCCCTGCGGCGGGAGCTGGACGTGCAGGACGTGAACGTGGCCATCACCATGTGCGTCCTAGGCCTCCGGGACCGCGCCTCCGCCGCCGAGGGAGTCAG GGGCGTCACGAGGGCCAAGGCGGCCCCGGGGCCCAAGGCGGCCCTGGCCGTGATCCGCGGGGGCGCCACGCGCGCCTCGGGCGTCTTCTACCCGTGGCGCTTCCACCTGCTCTGCCTGCTCCGGGGATGGCTGCCGCGCCCCGGGGCCTGGTTCATCCGCCAGGAGCTCAACGTCAcggccgccgccgctgctgcctGAGCTCCTGCAGGGGGCGCCCCTTCATCTTCCCAGCGAAACACCCTCCATCCAACCGTCCGGGAGCCGGGACACCTCCTAGAGGGTGGCCACGGCCCAAGATAGTCCTcgagacagaagaggaaaaccGAGAGAAACTTCCAGCACCTGGAAACAGTCCGCTGTGTGCCAGACCCCTCGTCAGGGACTGGGGAGGCATTGCCTCCGTCTTCTCCGCGGTCATCGATGGTGTGATCGCTGcttccattgtacagatgtga
- the HSD11B1L gene encoding hydroxysteroid 11-beta-dehydrogenase 1-like protein isoform X4, producing the protein MRVLLLTGLGALFFAYYWDDNFNPASLQGARVLLTGASAGVGEELAYHYARLGSHLVLTAHTEALLQKLWPSQVVGNCRKLGAPKIFYIAADMASPEVPERVVQFALDKLGGLDYLVLNHLGAAPAGTRARSAQATRWLLQVLRPSAPRLRPLPALAPPSRGRAPPQGSRLRPLPLSVLGSSWAGDWQSPRPGELPELRAADFVGAAQPDGQQGLPGGGVLAARPRAHVLLQPLLGGQVRAGRLLRLPAAGAGRAGRERGHHHVRPRPPGPRLRRRGSQGRHEGQGGPGAQGGPGRDPRGRHARLGRLLPVALPPALPAPGMAAAPRGLVHPPGAQRHGRRRCCLSSCRGRPFIFPAKHPPSNRPGAGTPPRGWPRPKIVLETEEENREKLPAPGNSPLCARPLVRDWGGIASVFSAVIDGVIAASIVQM; encoded by the exons ATGAGGGTGCTGCTCCTCACTGGGCTGGGAGCCCTCTTCTTCGCCTATTATTGGGATGACAACTTCAACCCAG CTAGCCTCCAGGGAGCCCGGGTGCTGCTGACCGGGGCCAGTGCAGGCGTCGGCGAGGAGCTGGCCTACCACTACGCGCGCCTGGGCTCCCACCTCGTGCTCACAGCCCACACCGAGGCCCTCCTGCAGAAG CTCTGGCCCTCCCAGGTGGTAGGGAACTGCCGGAAGCTGGGCGCCCCCAAGATCTTCTATATCGCTGCGGACATGGCCTCCCCTGAGGTGCCCGAGCGCGTGGTGCAGTTTGCGCTGGACAAGCTGG GCGGGCTGGACTACCTCGTGCTGAACCACCTCGGCGCCGCCCCAGCAGGCACACGAGCCCGCAGCGCGCAGGCCACGCGCTGGCTCCTGCAGGTGCTCCGCCCATCCGCGCCCAGGCTCCGCCCCCTCCCGGCCCTGGCTCCGCCCTCCCGAGGCAGG GCCCCGCCCCAAGGTTCTAGGCTCCGCCCCCTGCCTCTTTCCGTCTTGGGTTCCTCCTGGGCCGGTGACTGGCAGTCGCCACGTCCAGGTGAACTTCCTGAGTTACGTGCAGCTGACTTCGTTGGCGCTGCCCAGCCTGACGGACAGCAAGGGCTCCCTGGTGGTGGTGTCCTCGCTGCTCG GCCGCGTGCCCACGTCCTTCTCCAGCCCCTACTCGGCGGCCAAGTTCGCGCTGGACGGCTTCTTCGGCTCCCTGCGGCGGGAGCTGGACGTGCAGGACGTGAACGTGGCCATCACCATGTGCGTCCTAGGCCTCCGGGACCGCGCCTCCGCCGCCGAGGGAGTCAG GGGCGTCACGAGGGCCAAGGCGGCCCCGGGGCCCAAGGCGGCCCTGGCCGTGATCCGCGGGGGCGCCACGCGCGCCTCGGGCGTCTTCTACCCGTGGCGCTTCCACCTGCTCTGCCTGCTCCGGGGATGGCTGCCGCGCCCCGGGGCCTGGTTCATCCGCCAGGAGCTCAACGTCAcggccgccgccgctgctgcctGAGCTCCTGCAGGGGGCGCCCCTTCATCTTCCCAGCGAAACACCCTCCATCCAACCGTCCGGGAGCCGGGACACCTCCTAGAGGGTGGCCACGGCCCAAGATAGTCCTcgagacagaagaggaaaaccGAGAGAAACTTCCAGCACCTGGAAACAGTCCGCTGTGTGCCAGACCCCTCGTCAGGGACTGGGGAGGCATTGCCTCCGTCTTCTCCGCGGTCATCGATGGTGTGATCGCTGcttccattgtacagatgtga
- the HSD11B1L gene encoding hydroxysteroid 11-beta-dehydrogenase 1-like protein isoform X19, whose protein sequence is MRVLLLTGLGALFFAYYWDDNFNPASLQGARVLLTGASAGVGEELAYHYARLGSHLVLTAHTEALLQKVVGNCRKLGAPKIFYIAADMASPEVPERVVQFALDKLGGLDYLVLNHLGAAPAGTRARSAQATRWLLQVLRPSAPRLRPLPALAPPSRGRLTSLALPSLTDSKGSLVVVSSLLGRVPTSFSSPYSAAKFALDGFFGSLRRELDVQDVNVAITMCVLGLRDRASAAEGVRGVTRAKAAPGPKAALAVIRGGATRASGVFYPWRFHLLCLLRGWLPRPGAWFIRQELNVTAAAAAA, encoded by the exons ATGAGGGTGCTGCTCCTCACTGGGCTGGGAGCCCTCTTCTTCGCCTATTATTGGGATGACAACTTCAACCCAG CTAGCCTCCAGGGAGCCCGGGTGCTGCTGACCGGGGCCAGTGCAGGCGTCGGCGAGGAGCTGGCCTACCACTACGCGCGCCTGGGCTCCCACCTCGTGCTCACAGCCCACACCGAGGCCCTCCTGCAGAAG GTGGTAGGGAACTGCCGGAAGCTGGGCGCCCCCAAGATCTTCTATATCGCTGCGGACATGGCCTCCCCTGAGGTGCCCGAGCGCGTGGTGCAGTTTGCGCTGGACAAGCTGG GCGGGCTGGACTACCTCGTGCTGAACCACCTCGGCGCCGCCCCAGCAGGCACACGAGCCCGCAGCGCGCAGGCCACGCGCTGGCTCCTGCAGGTGCTCCGCCCATCCGCGCCCAGGCTCCGCCCCCTCCCGGCCCTGGCTCCGCCCTCCCGAGGCAGG CTGACTTCGTTGGCGCTGCCCAGCCTGACGGACAGCAAGGGCTCCCTGGTGGTGGTGTCCTCGCTGCTCG GCCGCGTGCCCACGTCCTTCTCCAGCCCCTACTCGGCGGCCAAGTTCGCGCTGGACGGCTTCTTCGGCTCCCTGCGGCGGGAGCTGGACGTGCAGGACGTGAACGTGGCCATCACCATGTGCGTCCTAGGCCTCCGGGACCGCGCCTCCGCCGCCGAGGGAGTCAG GGGCGTCACGAGGGCCAAGGCGGCCCCGGGGCCCAAGGCGGCCCTGGCCGTGATCCGCGGGGGCGCCACGCGCGCCTCGGGCGTCTTCTACCCGTGGCGCTTCCACCTGCTCTGCCTGCTCCGGGGATGGCTGCCGCGCCCCGGGGCCTGGTTCATCCGCCAGGAGCTCAACGTCAcggccgccgccgctgctgcctGA